In Hydrogenovibrio marinus, a single genomic region encodes these proteins:
- a CDS encoding RNA pyrophosphohydrolase codes for MIDADGYRQNVGIIIVNKEGKLFWGKRVNQDAWQFPQGGVRVHETPQQAVFRELKEEVGLDPSDVRILGRTKDWISYDLPKHLIRHYSHPVCIGQKQIWFLLGMVGDEAKINLDCHETPEFEGWQWVEYWLPVQNVVDFKQGVYHQALTELEEHLQKFWLNEKNPVESDS; via the coding sequence GTGATTGATGCAGATGGTTATCGACAGAATGTCGGCATCATTATCGTAAACAAGGAAGGTAAGCTATTCTGGGGAAAACGTGTCAATCAGGATGCGTGGCAATTTCCTCAGGGTGGTGTTCGAGTGCACGAAACGCCGCAACAAGCTGTTTTTCGTGAGCTGAAAGAAGAGGTCGGTCTTGACCCTTCCGATGTACGTATATTGGGGCGAACTAAAGATTGGATTTCTTATGATCTTCCCAAGCATCTCATTCGTCACTACAGTCACCCTGTTTGTATCGGACAAAAACAAATCTGGTTTTTGCTCGGTATGGTCGGTGATGAAGCGAAGATTAACCTAGATTGTCATGAAACACCTGAATTCGAGGGGTGGCAGTGGGTCGAATATTGGCTTCCAGTGCAAAACGTGGTCGATTTCAAACAAGGTGTTTATCATCAAGCCTTAACTGAACTTGAAGAGCACCTGCAAAAGTTCTGGCTGAACGAAAAGAATCCTGTGGAATCAGATAGTTAA
- a CDS encoding histidinol-phosphatase — MALAIFDLDNTLISGDSDYLWGKFLIKQGLVDAENFEQQNEQFYEDYKKGSLDIMAYQRFSLAPIANRPMEELDAWHRQFMEDFIQPIYLEKAQALVNSHRDKGDTLLVITATNSFVTRPIAKLYGIENLLGTDPEVKDGVFTGEVDGIPTFQHGKVERLNMWLKETGENLENSHFYSDSHNDIPLLEEVSFPIVVDADEQLLAHAQKKDWPIISLR; from the coding sequence ATGGCTCTAGCAATTTTCGATTTGGACAATACCCTGATTAGTGGTGACAGTGATTACCTTTGGGGCAAGTTTTTGATTAAGCAAGGTTTGGTTGATGCCGAAAACTTTGAACAACAAAACGAGCAATTTTATGAAGACTATAAAAAAGGCTCTTTGGATATCATGGCGTATCAACGTTTTTCACTTGCACCGATTGCTAACCGCCCCATGGAAGAGTTGGATGCATGGCATAGACAGTTTATGGAAGACTTTATCCAGCCAATTTATCTGGAAAAGGCACAAGCTTTGGTGAACAGCCACCGTGACAAAGGCGATACCCTACTGGTGATTACCGCCACCAATAGCTTTGTCACACGCCCTATCGCCAAGCTTTACGGTATCGAGAACCTTTTGGGCACCGACCCTGAAGTCAAAGACGGCGTATTCACGGGTGAAGTGGATGGTATTCCGACTTTCCAACATGGTAAGGTCGAGCGCCTAAATATGTGGCTAAAAGAAACCGGTGAGAATTTAGAAAACAGCCATTTCTATTCAGACTCTCACAATGACATTCCATTATTGGAAGAGGTGTCCTTTCCAATTGTTGTGGATGCCGACGAGCAACTACTGGCACACGCACAGAAGAAAGATTGGCCGATTATCAGTTTGCGTTAA
- the ffh gene encoding signal recognition particle protein, which produces MFDNLSDRLAQTFKNITGQGKLTEANIKDAIRDVRKALLEADVALPVVKSFIDQVQARAIGQEVSKSLNPGQAFIKIVRDQLTEVMGGEAEPLSFNVEPPAVIMMAGLQGAGKTTTVAKLAKWLQEREKKKVMVVSADVYRPAAIKQLETVAEQVGAMFFPSTADQDPVEIAKNAHAEARRKFADVLILDTAGRLHVDEEMMAEIQRLHKAIKPVETLFVVDSMTGQDAANTAKAFNDALPLTGVVLTKADGDARGGAALSIREITGKPIKFVGMGEKTDALEPFHPDRMAGRILGMGDVLSLIEEVETKIDKEKAEKFAKKVQKTGQFDLEDFLQQLQQINNMGGLGGLMGKLPGMAQMKDQINQGAMEKDFKRLEAIIYSMTPQERAHPLIIKGSRKKRIAAGSGTTVQDINKLMKQFTQMQKMMKKVSKGGMKNMMRGMAGKMPGMGGGMLPPGMR; this is translated from the coding sequence ATGTTTGACAATCTATCAGACCGCTTAGCCCAGACGTTTAAGAACATCACCGGTCAAGGGAAGCTAACGGAAGCCAACATCAAAGACGCCATTCGTGATGTACGAAAAGCACTGTTGGAAGCTGATGTCGCTTTACCGGTAGTGAAATCTTTTATTGACCAAGTGCAAGCTCGAGCCATAGGTCAAGAAGTCAGCAAAAGCCTGAATCCCGGGCAAGCATTCATCAAGATCGTTCGCGACCAATTGACTGAGGTCATGGGTGGCGAAGCTGAACCTTTAAGCTTTAATGTTGAACCGCCAGCCGTCATTATGATGGCGGGTTTGCAAGGTGCAGGTAAAACCACCACCGTCGCAAAACTTGCCAAATGGTTGCAAGAGCGCGAGAAGAAAAAAGTCATGGTGGTGTCTGCCGACGTTTATCGCCCTGCGGCGATCAAACAGTTGGAAACGGTTGCCGAGCAAGTAGGTGCGATGTTCTTCCCATCGACAGCGGATCAAGACCCGGTTGAGATTGCAAAGAACGCCCATGCCGAAGCACGTAGAAAATTTGCTGATGTATTGATTCTGGATACCGCGGGTCGCTTGCATGTCGATGAAGAGATGATGGCGGAAATCCAGCGCCTGCATAAAGCCATCAAACCGGTTGAAACCTTATTTGTTGTCGATTCCATGACGGGGCAAGATGCTGCTAATACCGCTAAAGCCTTTAACGACGCTTTGCCGCTGACAGGGGTTGTATTGACCAAGGCAGACGGTGATGCGCGTGGTGGTGCGGCATTGTCGATTCGTGAGATTACCGGTAAGCCAATCAAGTTCGTTGGGATGGGTGAGAAAACCGATGCATTGGAGCCTTTCCATCCTGACCGTATGGCTGGACGAATCCTTGGAATGGGTGACGTCCTGAGTTTGATTGAAGAAGTCGAAACTAAGATTGATAAAGAAAAAGCCGAGAAGTTTGCCAAAAAGGTTCAAAAAACCGGTCAATTCGATTTGGAAGACTTCTTGCAGCAACTGCAACAGATCAACAATATGGGCGGTCTTGGTGGTTTGATGGGTAAACTGCCTGGAATGGCGCAGATGAAAGATCAAATCAACCAAGGTGCCATGGAAAAAGATTTCAAACGCCTCGAAGCGATTATCTACTCTATGACACCTCAGGAAAGAGCGCACCCATTGATTATCAAAGGGTCACGTAAAAAGCGTATTGCCGCAGGTTCTGGGACGACTGTGCAAGACATTAACAAGTTGATGAAACAGTTTACTCAAATGCAGAAGATGATGAAAAAAGTCTCCAAAGGCGGCATGAAAAACATGATGCGCGGCATGGCAGGCAAGATGCCTGGCATGGGCGGAGGCATGTTGCCGCCAGGTATGCGATAA
- a CDS encoding cytochrome C assembly family protein has translation MYTATILLATLSSLLYFYTTYMLWRRFDTDTAVAQWPRSKFLTLIVFAAVFQFLSFAGSLYSNGMILFSFGTSLSLISWLAVLSLLATNLNNTTENLGIFIFPIAGITSLMPFMSSEVHPLPTELGSHVLISVSAYSIMGLATAQAILYSAQEKRFRKKELSTLFRNLPPLQVMEKILVQLVMIGFVLLSFSLLSGAFFMEDMFAQHLIHKTFFAILAWLTYGVFLIGHFRFGWRGQKAAYYTIWAYFLLILSYIGTEVVLLNLN, from the coding sequence ATGTATACCGCTACGATTTTGTTAGCCACACTTTCCAGTCTGCTATATTTCTACACCACTTACATGCTTTGGAGACGTTTTGACACTGATACCGCGGTCGCCCAATGGCCACGTTCAAAATTCTTGACCTTAATTGTCTTTGCTGCTGTTTTCCAGTTCTTGTCGTTTGCGGGCAGCCTGTATTCCAACGGTATGATTCTGTTCAGCTTCGGCACCTCTCTTTCATTGATCAGCTGGCTGGCGGTTCTCTCGCTATTGGCAACCAACCTGAACAACACTACTGAGAACTTGGGGATTTTCATCTTCCCGATTGCAGGCATTACCAGTCTCATGCCTTTTATGTCTTCAGAAGTCCACCCTCTACCTACCGAGTTGGGAAGCCATGTTTTGATTTCCGTCAGTGCATACAGCATCATGGGGCTTGCTACCGCTCAGGCAATCCTTTACTCAGCGCAGGAAAAACGTTTCCGCAAAAAAGAATTAAGCACTCTTTTCAGAAACCTACCACCACTACAAGTGATGGAAAAGATTCTGGTTCAATTGGTGATGATCGGTTTTGTACTTTTGAGCTTCTCACTATTGAGCGGCGCTTTCTTTATGGAAGATATGTTCGCGCAACATCTCATCCATAAAACCTTTTTCGCAATCCTTGCCTGGCTGACTTATGGCGTGTTCTTGATTGGACATTTCCGCTTCGGCTGGCGAGGTCAAAAAGCAGCCTACTATACAATCTGGGCTTATTTTCTGTTGATTCTGAGTTACATCGGAACTGAAGTTGTCTTGCTTAATTTAAACTAA